In Psychrobacter immobilis, a single genomic region encodes these proteins:
- the fabD gene encoding ACP S-malonyltransferase — MASVPDMVKKPPTRIAVIFPGQGSQVVGMTSELAEIYPEILDTFTEASAALGEDLWAICQNEEKLNQTQYTQPALLTASIAIWRILKQKINTAPCYLAGHSLGEYSALCAAEVISLADAVKLVHKRGQLMQEAVVGVDTAMAAVLGLEDNRVENLCEQATEHVEGAIVGAANFNSPGQVVISGNAAGVNAVIDKVQNTGKKSIPLKVSVPSHCALMEPASSALAEILAEIKFDQATIPVIQNRHARVESSAVGIKQALTEQLSQPVLWSKTMQELADKQINILIECGSGNVLSNLAKRQAQPITSYPTDKPARLDKLMEVLS, encoded by the coding sequence ATGGCCTCTGTACCCGATATGGTAAAAAAGCCGCCGACACGTATTGCGGTAATTTTTCCTGGTCAAGGATCGCAAGTAGTCGGGATGACTAGTGAGCTTGCTGAAATCTATCCAGAGATTCTCGATACCTTTACTGAAGCTAGCGCCGCGCTTGGTGAAGACTTATGGGCAATCTGTCAAAATGAAGAAAAACTCAACCAAACACAGTATACTCAGCCAGCATTACTGACGGCGAGCATTGCCATTTGGCGTATCTTAAAACAAAAAATAAATACAGCGCCTTGTTATTTAGCGGGTCATTCTCTAGGTGAGTACAGTGCGCTTTGTGCGGCTGAAGTCATATCGCTTGCTGATGCGGTTAAATTGGTACATAAGCGCGGTCAGTTGATGCAAGAAGCCGTTGTAGGTGTCGATACTGCCATGGCAGCAGTGTTAGGGCTTGAGGACAATCGAGTAGAAAACTTGTGTGAGCAAGCGACTGAACATGTCGAAGGTGCCATTGTAGGTGCAGCCAACTTTAATAGTCCAGGACAAGTGGTGATATCGGGTAATGCTGCTGGTGTGAATGCCGTTATTGATAAAGTGCAAAACACTGGCAAAAAATCTATCCCGCTAAAGGTCAGCGTACCATCACATTGCGCGCTTATGGAGCCAGCCAGTAGTGCATTGGCTGAGATTCTGGCAGAAATAAAATTTGATCAAGCGACGATTCCTGTTATCCAAAATCGACATGCGCGTGTCGAGAGCAGTGCGGTCGGTATCAAGCAGGCATTAACGGAGCAATTAAGCCAACCAGTATTATGGTCAAAAACCATGCAAGAGCTGGCTGACAAGCAAATTAATATTTTAATCGAATGTGGCAGTGGTAATGTATTGAGCAACTTGGCGAAGCGCCAAGCACAGCCAATTACGAGCTATCCTACTGACAAGCCCGCTCGTCTTGATAAATTAATGGAGGTGTTATCATGA
- the rpmF gene encoding 50S ribosomal protein L32, with amino-acid sequence MAVQKSRKSRSRRDMRRSHHRMEIAEISVDATTGEKHRRHHMTKDGFYRGRQLFKVSQDA; translated from the coding sequence ATGGCCGTTCAAAAAAGTCGTAAAAGTCGTTCTCGTCGTGACATGCGCCGTTCACATCATCGTATGGAAATCGCTGAGATAAGCGTAGATGCTACCACTGGTGAAAAACATCGTCGTCATCACATGACTAAAGATGGTTTCTACCGTGGTCGCCAGTTGTTTAAAGTTAGTCAAGACGCTTAA
- the lysM gene encoding peptidoglycan-binding protein LysM, with the protein MGMFSFAKDIGDKIFNRDDAKHDAKSETKADANTPVQSSEPSAQSVANILLRRIQQQNLNISDLKIKYNGSTDTAEISGKAKTQADREKAIIAIGNVQNVAKVIDNIDIEEDAPESTMYTVKSGDSLSKIAKEVYGSADDYMKIFEANKPMLSSPDKIYPGQVLRIPKP; encoded by the coding sequence ATGGGTATGTTCAGTTTTGCAAAAGATATCGGTGATAAAATTTTCAATCGTGATGACGCCAAACACGATGCCAAGTCAGAAACTAAAGCAGACGCCAATACGCCAGTACAGAGTAGCGAACCTTCTGCGCAATCAGTTGCCAATATTTTACTTCGTCGTATTCAACAGCAGAATCTTAATATTAGCGATTTGAAAATCAAGTATAACGGCTCAACAGATACTGCAGAAATCAGCGGTAAAGCTAAAACGCAAGCAGACCGCGAAAAAGCGATTATCGCCATTGGTAATGTACAAAACGTGGCCAAGGTAATCGATAATATTGATATCGAAGAAGATGCGCCTGAGTCAACGATGTATACAGTGAAATCTGGTGATAGCTTGTCTAAGATCGCAAAAGAGGTTTATGGTTCAGCGGATGATTATATGAAAATCTTTGAAGCCAATAAGCCGATGCTATCTAGCCCTGATAAGATTTATCCTGGTCAAGTACTGCGTATTCCTAAGCCATAA
- the queG gene encoding tRNA epoxyqueuosine(34) reductase QueG yields the protein MNNPPKVNLPISSTQQKSAKQISAEPKPASEKKINVNNSPTFTTTADVKQWIKDQAQALGFADCGFLSVHHPLFAKQIVQLQQWLDKGYEGQLQFMHNNHELRANPDQLVEGAKTIISVRMDYLTQAPTPRKITDNDYPNQGIIARYARGRDYHKTMRSRLKQLALKIEAMLPEWQHLNIGSEQDFIFRPFSDSAPIFERPIADAAGLGWTGKHTLLINKQAGSFFVLGELFISLQLPDDKPVKEHCGSCSACIDICPTQAIVAPYELNAAACISYLTIEHDGIIDIKYRRAIGNRIFGCDDCQLICPWNRYANLTPVEDFAPRHNLDSSSLLELWQWQEAEFMKKTEGSPLRRTGYVNFLRNIAIGLGNANGNEETITQLQSKLGVHNEMLDVHINWAIAEQYEKLKNL from the coding sequence ATGAATAATCCTCCTAAAGTAAACTTGCCTATCTCTTCAACCCAGCAGAAATCAGCTAAGCAAATCTCTGCTGAACCTAAGCCTGCGTCCGAAAAAAAGATTAATGTGAATAATAGCCCAACATTTACCACCACAGCAGATGTCAAACAATGGATTAAAGACCAAGCACAGGCTTTAGGGTTTGCCGACTGCGGTTTTTTATCGGTGCATCATCCTTTATTTGCTAAGCAGATTGTACAATTGCAACAATGGCTCGATAAAGGCTATGAGGGGCAACTGCAGTTTATGCATAACAATCATGAACTGCGGGCAAATCCTGACCAACTGGTAGAAGGGGCAAAAACCATCATCAGTGTCCGTATGGATTACCTGACTCAAGCACCAACCCCACGTAAGATCACTGACAATGACTACCCCAATCAAGGCATCATCGCTCGTTATGCCAGAGGACGCGACTATCATAAAACGATGCGCAGTCGTTTGAAGCAATTGGCACTAAAGATAGAAGCCATGCTTCCTGAGTGGCAACACCTCAATATAGGTTCAGAGCAAGATTTTATTTTTAGGCCTTTTAGCGACTCTGCTCCTATTTTCGAGCGACCCATTGCCGATGCTGCTGGTCTTGGCTGGACAGGAAAGCACACCTTATTAATCAACAAGCAAGCGGGTTCATTTTTTGTATTGGGTGAGCTATTTATTAGTCTCCAGTTACCTGATGACAAACCGGTCAAAGAGCATTGCGGCAGTTGTAGCGCTTGTATCGATATCTGTCCCACTCAAGCGATTGTCGCGCCCTATGAGCTCAATGCTGCAGCTTGTATCTCCTACCTCACTATCGAGCACGACGGTATTATTGATATAAAATACCGCCGCGCAATTGGTAATCGCATCTTTGGCTGTGACGACTGTCAACTTATCTGTCCTTGGAATCGCTACGCCAATCTTACACCTGTAGAGGATTTCGCACCACGGCATAACCTTGATAGCAGCAGTTTGCTTGAGCTGTGGCAATGGCAAGAAGCTGAATTTATGAAAAAAACTGAAGGCAGCCCGCTTAGACGCACAGGCTATGTGAACTTTTTGCGTAATATCGCGATTGGTCTTGGAAATGCTAATGGTAATGAAGAAACCATTACTCAGTTACAATCAAAGTTGGGCGTACATAACGAAATGCTCGATGTACATATCAATTGGGCCATAGCTGAACAGTACGAGAAGTTAAAAAATCTCTAA
- a CDS encoding L-threonylcarbamoyladenylate synthase, translating into MQVFYIHPENPQPRLIEQVADLLRKDQLIIYPTDTSYAFGCRLGAKDALDKLKQIRELDDKHQFTLLCRDLSEIANYAAVDNIQFKQLKALTPAPITFILNATKDVPKKLAHAKKKTIGIRVPSNPIAQALLEAMDEPILTSSLILPNRDDILDDPFEIEDLLGNQIDGLINAGVKTTKLTTIVDMTGSQPEIIRQGAADVDSLLR; encoded by the coding sequence ATGCAAGTATTTTATATTCATCCAGAAAATCCACAGCCACGTCTGATTGAGCAAGTGGCGGATCTGTTACGTAAAGACCAGCTCATTATCTACCCTACCGATACCAGCTATGCTTTTGGTTGTCGCTTAGGAGCAAAGGATGCACTCGATAAGCTCAAACAAATTCGTGAACTTGATGATAAACACCAGTTTACTTTACTGTGCCGTGACTTAAGCGAAATTGCCAACTATGCTGCAGTGGACAATATACAATTTAAACAGCTCAAAGCGCTTACTCCTGCGCCCATCACCTTTATCCTCAATGCCACAAAAGACGTACCAAAAAAATTGGCACATGCGAAGAAAAAAACCATCGGTATTCGAGTACCTAGCAACCCTATTGCGCAAGCGCTTTTAGAGGCCATGGATGAACCTATCTTAACCAGTTCATTAATACTGCCTAACCGTGATGACATACTAGATGATCCCTTTGAGATTGAGGATTTATTAGGCAATCAAATCGACGGTTTGATAAATGCAGGTGTAAAGACCACTAAACTAACTACGATTGTTGATATGACTGGTAGCCAGCCTGAAATTATCAGACAAGGTGCCGCGGATGTAGATTCACTACTACGGTAA
- a CDS encoding elongation factor P hydroxylase, with protein MNVFNDKPDFSNLLSALEAKILLQRLTTLTNNVNASSTDSWNLNNNQCLEDVKSEWQRLAAIKGLDSTPSLVNKYEQAATDWLIQLFNNLFTHQNVTLVRGQGEPEYFPAQNNEPAKIEFAHGFFASALHELSHWCVAGEARRRLPDFGYWYAPDGRTAAQQQAFERVEIKPQALECLFTLACERSFEVSQDNLFADFDTSNSTFANDVYRQVQQYIAKPNILPPDAKTLLHALLSVSIADLE; from the coding sequence ATGAATGTGTTTAATGATAAACCTGACTTCTCGAACCTACTTTCTGCACTTGAAGCAAAAATACTATTGCAACGTCTCACTACGTTAACCAATAATGTGAATGCCTCTTCCACTGACTCGTGGAACCTTAACAACAATCAGTGCTTAGAGGATGTAAAAAGTGAATGGCAAAGGTTAGCTGCTATCAAAGGCTTAGATAGCACTCCATCATTGGTTAATAAATACGAGCAAGCGGCTACTGATTGGCTCATCCAATTATTCAATAATTTATTCACTCATCAAAACGTTACATTGGTTCGTGGACAAGGAGAACCAGAGTACTTTCCGGCACAAAATAACGAACCCGCAAAAATTGAATTCGCTCATGGATTTTTTGCTAGCGCATTGCATGAGCTGAGCCATTGGTGTGTGGCTGGAGAGGCTCGTAGACGTTTACCTGACTTTGGCTACTGGTACGCACCAGATGGGCGTACCGCCGCTCAGCAGCAAGCATTTGAGCGCGTAGAGATTAAACCACAAGCGTTAGAGTGTTTATTTACTCTCGCTTGTGAACGATCATTTGAGGTGTCACAAGATAATTTGTTTGCTGACTTTGATACGAGCAATAGTACATTCGCAAATGACGTCTACCGACAAGTGCAACAATACATCGCTAAGCCGAATATATTGCCACCTGATGCTAAAACTTTATTACACGCCTTACTCAGTGTCTCTATAGCTGATCTAGAGTAA
- a CDS encoding YceD family protein produces MSSTPKSKPSAGYADNKKAPLSTSMPESISLDKWADTGYEWTGEVEPSAFKRLAATLATEHEQADISLNANLYRRNNVLHLAFTLTGEVWLTCQRCLQPVAIDLSDDYNIALLEDESQARSINDEQDYLLLDEIITEPAPELLLPFKKLVEDEILLKTPMSPKHDDCEMTVEQFGEIPEEEESENPFAALASLKGKL; encoded by the coding sequence ATGTCAAGCACTCCAAAAAGTAAACCGTCAGCAGGTTATGCTGATAATAAAAAAGCGCCTTTATCTACTAGTATGCCTGAATCTATTTCTTTGGATAAATGGGCAGATACTGGTTATGAATGGACAGGAGAGGTAGAGCCAAGCGCTTTCAAACGTCTTGCTGCTACCTTAGCCACCGAACATGAACAAGCAGACATCTCGCTTAATGCCAATCTGTATCGACGCAATAATGTCTTACATTTGGCATTCACACTGACGGGTGAAGTTTGGTTAACCTGTCAACGTTGCCTACAGCCAGTGGCTATCGATTTGTCTGATGATTATAATATTGCGCTACTAGAAGATGAGAGCCAAGCACGTTCAATCAATGATGAACAAGACTATTTATTACTTGATGAAATTATTACTGAGCCTGCACCAGAGCTTTTATTGCCATTCAAAAAATTGGTAGAAGATGAGATATTACTGAAGACGCCGATGTCGCCAAAACATGACGACTGTGAAATGACGGTAGAGCAATTTGGTGAGATCCCAGAAGAGGAAGAAAGCGAAAATCCTTTTGCTGCTTTAGCCTCGCTAAAAGGCAAGTTGTAA
- the fabG gene encoding 3-oxoacyl-ACP reductase FabG, producing MSRTITLVTGASRGIGKAVAKRFAKEGHFVIGTATTEKGAELIDGYLHDSGGIGRVLDVRDTAQIDKLFEEIESVYGAVQVLVNNAGITQDGLLMRMKDDDWENVIDTNLTSVYRMSKRAVRGMMKARRGRIINITSVVAQMGNAGQSNYAATKAGVEGFSRTLAREIGSRQVTINCVAPGLIETDMTDELDERLLNSMLDAVPISRLGQPEDIAAAVHFLASDEASYITGAVIPVNGGMYM from the coding sequence ATGAGTCGTACGATTACTCTAGTGACAGGTGCTAGCCGTGGTATTGGTAAAGCCGTTGCCAAACGTTTCGCCAAAGAAGGACATTTTGTTATTGGTACAGCCACTACGGAAAAAGGTGCTGAGCTGATTGATGGTTATCTCCACGATAGTGGCGGTATTGGACGTGTTTTAGACGTGCGTGATACCGCACAAATTGATAAGCTGTTTGAAGAGATTGAGAGCGTCTACGGCGCAGTACAAGTCTTGGTCAATAATGCAGGTATCACCCAAGATGGTCTGCTGATGCGTATGAAAGATGACGACTGGGAAAATGTTATCGATACCAATTTGACGTCGGTATACCGTATGAGTAAACGTGCTGTGCGCGGTATGATGAAAGCACGCCGTGGTCGCATCATCAATATAACCTCTGTCGTTGCGCAAATGGGTAATGCAGGTCAGTCTAACTATGCGGCGACCAAAGCAGGCGTTGAAGGGTTCAGCCGTACGCTCGCGCGTGAAATTGGCTCACGACAAGTGACGATCAATTGCGTAGCCCCTGGTTTGATCGAAACGGATATGACGGACGAGCTTGATGAGCGCCTATTGAACTCTATGCTAGACGCTGTACCTATCAGTCGCCTTGGACAGCCAGAAGACATTGCCGCCGCCGTACATTTCTTAGCCAGCGATGAGGCCAGTTATATCACAGGCGCTGTTATTCCTGTCAATGGTGGTATGTATATGTAG
- the acpP gene encoding acyl carrier protein produces the protein MSNDTELRVKAAVAEQLGMNVEDINNDASFMEDLGADSLDLVELVMSFESDFGITIPDEDSAELTTVQKAIDYVQAQL, from the coding sequence ATGAGTAATGATACCGAGCTAAGAGTTAAAGCTGCAGTAGCTGAGCAATTGGGTATGAATGTTGAAGATATCAACAATGATGCATCATTTATGGAAGACTTAGGTGCAGATTCGTTAGACCTAGTCGAATTGGTTATGTCATTTGAAAGTGACTTTGGCATTACCATTCCTGATGAAGATTCAGCAGAATTAACGACTGTTCAAAAAGCGATTGATTATGTACAAGCGCAGCTATAA